A DNA window from Methylobacterium sp. NMS14P contains the following coding sequences:
- a CDS encoding DUF882 domain-containing protein, translating to MPSLPRALRHLTLALSGLVLGLIAGTAETEDAVANGDTRSLTIYHTHTQESATITFKRDGRYDRAALEQLNWLLRDWRVNEPTKMDPRLFDTVWEAYRQVGATQPIHVVSAYRSPGTNAMLRRRSRMVAEYSQHMLGKAMDFFLPDVSIDRIREVGLRMQRGGVGWYPHAGTPFVHLDVGSVRMWPRMTHDQLARLFPDGKTVLLPSDNRPFPRYEEAKAEILARGGTVAGLTTQMASGEEEDGPGLFGFLASLFGGGRSTPEPAPVQPPVETAKKSRRTPVVAVASADPQDPVGARAALAYAAPAADDALRGSLVERAQAKGAEAKPADARSLLTASQPTAADDAVTAVTAPLPPRRPSDMAAVVASLNMPLPPPRPVQFAALERGMANFASASEIRALDKPAAPTPARARSLVAPDADAKAQLRALFDSVSAGPGAAPASRAVPVHVAATRLRGAAPDAVVGAAPDRVTTRFSPRSPGDDLPTRFTGSAARAVSGAR from the coding sequence GTGCCCAGTCTCCCGCGCGCCCTTCGCCATCTCACCCTCGCCCTGTCCGGCCTGGTGCTCGGACTGATCGCCGGGACGGCCGAGACCGAGGACGCGGTCGCCAACGGCGATACCCGATCCCTGACCATCTACCACACGCACACGCAGGAGAGCGCGACCATCACGTTCAAGCGCGATGGCCGCTACGACCGCGCGGCCCTCGAGCAGCTGAACTGGCTTCTCCGCGACTGGCGGGTGAACGAGCCGACCAAGATGGATCCGCGGCTGTTCGATACGGTCTGGGAGGCCTATCGTCAGGTCGGTGCGACCCAGCCGATCCACGTCGTGTCGGCCTACCGGTCCCCGGGCACCAACGCGATGCTGCGCCGCCGCTCCAGGATGGTGGCCGAGTACAGCCAGCACATGCTCGGCAAGGCGATGGACTTCTTCCTGCCGGACGTGTCGATCGACCGGATCCGCGAGGTCGGTCTCCGGATGCAGCGCGGCGGCGTCGGCTGGTATCCCCATGCCGGAACGCCGTTCGTGCACCTCGACGTGGGGTCCGTGCGGATGTGGCCGCGCATGACCCACGACCAGCTCGCCCGGCTGTTCCCGGACGGCAAGACCGTGCTGCTCCCGAGCGACAACCGTCCCTTCCCCCGCTACGAGGAAGCCAAGGCCGAGATCCTGGCCCGCGGCGGGACCGTGGCGGGCCTCACGACGCAGATGGCCAGCGGCGAGGAGGAGGACGGACCAGGCCTGTTCGGCTTCCTGGCGAGCCTGTTCGGCGGCGGCCGGTCGACACCCGAGCCCGCGCCGGTGCAACCCCCCGTGGAGACAGCGAAGAAATCGCGGCGCACGCCCGTCGTCGCCGTGGCGAGCGCCGATCCGCAGGATCCGGTGGGCGCGCGCGCCGCCCTCGCCTACGCGGCGCCCGCGGCCGACGACGCCCTGCGCGGCTCGCTCGTGGAGCGGGCGCAGGCGAAGGGTGCCGAGGCCAAGCCCGCCGACGCCAGGTCGCTCCTGACCGCGAGTCAGCCGACCGCCGCCGACGACGCGGTGACCGCCGTCACGGCGCCGCTCCCGCCGCGGCGGCCCTCGGACATGGCGGCCGTCGTGGCGAGCCTGAACATGCCGCTGCCGCCGCCGCGCCCGGTGCAGTTCGCGGCGCTGGAGCGCGGGATGGCCAACTTCGCGTCCGCGAGCGAGATCCGCGCCCTCGACAAACCCGCGGCGCCGACCCCGGCTCGCGCGCGCTCCCTCGTGGCCCCGGACGCGGATGCGAAGGCGCAGTTGCGCGCCCTGTTCGATTCGGTGTCGGCCGGCCCGGGTGCGGCCCCGGCGAGCCGGGCCGTTCCCGTGCACGTCGCCGCCACGCGCCTGCGCGGTGCCGCGCCCGACGCGGTCGTGGGCGCCGCGCCCGACCGGGTCACCACGCGGTTCAGTCCCCGCAGCCCGGGCGACGACCTGCCGACCCGCTTCACCGGCTCGGCCGCGCGCGCCGTGTCAGGTGCGCGCTGA
- a CDS encoding L,D-transpeptidase family protein, translating into MRVPRSSLIALAALLGGTLAPAGSLRAATVALDQPTTDIPASPPVALPAPAAPAQADPSAPATTALPDYKPEAPAAEPAPAPAAAVPVAPADPLGAAVFARFADPAPLLLRLTGKDRDAIRSFYEARSFKPLWISGGAWTDAAKAVSARMAAAAEDGLDPRAYTAPALADKPDEKAVADADLRLSAAAVLYARDARGSRINLASISRLITPHLDLPAGNDVLAKLDEAGAKAGEALQAYNPATPGYLALKARLAGLRGPAPTAVKPLRLPAGPVLRVGMRDARVPLLRAHFNLESRPAATLDKGPGEPEEYDSGVADAVGKFQRGRGLPGNGVLNVQTVLALADAGRAVRPTGGEAELIVNMERWRWLPGDLGSDYILVNVPEYRLRAYRGGVMRDEARVIVGKPESRTPLFSGMMEYAVVNPSWYVPPSILKTMAPKLAGYGGKTWGGYEVVRRGGHISLRQPPGERNALGFIKFMFPNQHAVYLHDTPNRSLFSASKRDFSHGCVRVDDPFRLADVVLPNWSEDRLKKLIGKGERTIRLPEKLPVHLAYFTAFVDDGGAYRTLPDLYGYDAPMRAALGLPGGGGPAIARLPDEPPRRKVERAPKPPATRTVHRRAPERPVADAEAWPTGRYEEADTPRRAQRRAARADGAPEYGEPGLWTPAPQQAAPRGWW; encoded by the coding sequence ATGCGCGTCCCGCGCTCCAGCCTCATCGCGCTGGCCGCCCTCCTCGGCGGCACACTGGCCCCGGCCGGCTCCCTCCGTGCCGCGACGGTCGCGCTGGACCAGCCGACCACCGATATCCCCGCGAGCCCGCCCGTCGCCTTGCCTGCGCCGGCGGCCCCCGCGCAGGCGGACCCGTCGGCGCCCGCCACCACGGCCCTTCCCGACTACAAGCCGGAGGCGCCGGCGGCCGAGCCGGCCCCGGCCCCGGCCGCCGCGGTTCCGGTCGCCCCGGCCGACCCGCTCGGCGCGGCGGTCTTCGCCCGGTTCGCGGATCCCGCGCCCCTGCTGCTGCGCCTCACCGGCAAGGACCGCGACGCGATCCGGAGCTTCTACGAGGCCCGCAGCTTCAAGCCGCTCTGGATCTCCGGCGGGGCCTGGACCGACGCTGCGAAGGCGGTCTCCGCGCGGATGGCGGCCGCCGCCGAGGACGGTCTCGATCCCCGCGCCTACACGGCCCCGGCGCTCGCCGATAAGCCCGACGAGAAGGCGGTCGCCGACGCCGATCTGCGCCTATCCGCGGCGGCGGTGCTCTACGCCCGGGATGCCCGCGGCAGCCGGATCAACCTGGCCTCCATCTCGCGGCTGATCACCCCGCACCTCGATCTTCCCGCCGGGAACGACGTCCTGGCGAAGCTCGACGAGGCCGGCGCGAAGGCCGGCGAGGCGCTGCAGGCCTACAATCCGGCGACCCCGGGTTATCTCGCGCTGAAGGCGCGCCTCGCCGGCCTGCGGGGACCCGCCCCGACCGCCGTGAAGCCGCTGCGCCTCCCGGCCGGACCGGTTCTCCGCGTCGGCATGCGCGATGCCCGCGTCCCGCTGCTGCGGGCGCACTTCAACCTCGAGAGCCGTCCCGCCGCGACCCTGGACAAGGGGCCCGGCGAGCCGGAGGAGTACGATTCCGGTGTCGCCGACGCGGTAGGGAAGTTCCAGCGCGGCCGCGGCCTGCCGGGGAACGGCGTCCTGAACGTCCAGACGGTCCTGGCCCTCGCCGATGCCGGCCGCGCGGTGCGGCCGACGGGCGGGGAGGCCGAGCTCATCGTCAACATGGAGCGGTGGCGCTGGCTGCCGGGCGACCTGGGCTCGGACTACATCCTGGTCAACGTGCCGGAGTACCGCCTGCGCGCCTATCGGGGCGGCGTCATGCGCGACGAGGCGCGGGTCATCGTCGGCAAGCCGGAATCGCGCACGCCCCTCTTCTCGGGCATGATGGAGTACGCGGTCGTCAACCCGTCCTGGTACGTCCCGCCGTCGATCCTGAAGACCATGGCGCCGAAGCTCGCCGGCTACGGCGGCAAGACCTGGGGCGGCTACGAGGTCGTCCGCCGCGGTGGGCACATCTCGCTGCGCCAGCCCCCGGGTGAGCGCAACGCCCTCGGCTTCATCAAGTTCATGTTCCCGAACCAGCACGCGGTCTACCTGCACGACACGCCGAACCGCTCGCTGTTCTCCGCCTCGAAACGCGATTTCAGCCACGGCTGCGTGCGGGTCGACGACCCGTTCCGCCTCGCCGACGTGGTGCTGCCGAACTGGTCCGAGGATCGCCTGAAGAAGCTGATCGGCAAGGGCGAGCGCACGATCCGGCTGCCGGAGAAGCTCCCGGTCCACCTCGCTTACTTCACGGCCTTCGTGGACGACGGCGGCGCCTACCGTACCCTGCCCGACCTCTACGGCTACGACGCGCCGATGCGCGCGGCCCTCGGGCTGCCGGGCGGCGGCGGGCCGGCGATCGCGCGGCTCCCGGACGAGCCGCCGCGGCGCAAGGTCGAGCGCGCTCCGAAGCCGCCCGCGACCCGGACGGTCCATCGCCGCGCGCCCGAGCGCCCGGTCGCGGATGCCGAGGCGTGGCCGACCGGGCGCTACGAGGAGGCGGACACGCCGCGTCGCGCCCAGCGCCGCGCGGCCCGGGCCGACGGCGCGCCGGAATACGGCGAGCCGGGCCTCTGGACGCCCGCGCCGCAGCAGGCGGCGCCGCGCGGGTGGTGGTAA
- the ppdK gene encoding pyruvate, phosphate dikinase — protein MATGSAKWVYAFGDGKAEGKSQMRDLLGGKGANLAEMSNLGLPVPPGFTITTEVCTYFYEHGKAYPPELKDQVSAALAQVGALTDRKFGDSTNPLLVSVRSGARASMPGMMDTVLNLGLNDETVLALAKEADDERFAYDSYRRFITMYSNVVLGVEHHAFEEALEQYKEGKGFDLDTELGAGDWKTLIQTYKKIVRDEHGSDFPQGADDQLWGAIGAVFNSWMIPRAKKYRELNNIPESWGTAVNVQAMVFGNMGDTSATGVAFTRNPSTGEKALYGEFLINAQGEDVVAGIRTPQNITEKARIEAESDKPSMEKAMPESFAELTRIYGILESHYRDMQDMEFTIEKGKLWMLQTRNGKRTAKAALRIAVDLAGEGLISREEAIGRVEPGALDQLLHPTIDPKADRKVIASGLPASPGAATGEIVFNSEDAEAHRKAERKCILVRIETSPEDIHGMHAAEGILTTRGGMTSHAAVVARGMGKPCVSGVGSIRIDYKAQTLTVGGVTLKAGDKITIDGSTGQVIQGEVKMLEPELSGDFATLMEWADAIRRMKVRANADTPTDARTARNFGAEGIGLCRTEHMFFEGDRIIAVREMILADDAEGRRAALAKILPYQRQDFLELFMIMSGLPVTIRLLDPPLHEFLPHTDAEVAEVVKATGVSEEKIRHRTRELSEHNPMLGFRGCRLAIAFPEIAEMQARAIFEAAVQAAADTGKAVTPEVMVPLVFTRAEFDIVKARIDAMAKAVAEEKGAPLDYQVGTMIELPRAALKANEIAETAEFFSFGTNDLTQTALGISRDDAATFLGPYTQKGILPADPFITIDQEGVGELVRIGVERGRKTRPDIKLGICGEHGGDPASVGFCQEVGLDYVSCSPYRVPIARLAAAQAALGKVAGKEG, from the coding sequence ATGGCGACCGGCAGCGCGAAGTGGGTCTACGCCTTCGGCGACGGCAAGGCGGAGGGCAAGTCGCAGATGCGCGACCTGCTCGGCGGCAAGGGCGCCAACCTCGCCGAGATGTCCAACCTGGGCCTGCCCGTCCCGCCCGGCTTCACCATCACCACCGAGGTCTGCACTTATTTCTACGAGCACGGCAAGGCCTACCCGCCGGAGCTGAAGGATCAGGTCTCGGCGGCCCTCGCGCAGGTGGGCGCGCTCACCGACCGCAAGTTCGGCGACTCGACCAACCCGCTCCTGGTGTCGGTCCGCTCGGGCGCCCGCGCCTCGATGCCCGGCATGATGGACACGGTGCTCAACCTCGGCCTCAACGACGAGACCGTCCTGGCGCTCGCCAAGGAGGCCGACGACGAGCGCTTCGCCTACGATTCCTACCGCCGCTTCATCACCATGTACTCGAACGTCGTTCTCGGCGTTGAGCACCACGCCTTCGAGGAGGCGCTGGAGCAGTACAAGGAGGGCAAGGGCTTCGACCTGGACACCGAGCTCGGCGCCGGCGACTGGAAGACCCTCATCCAGACCTACAAGAAGATCGTACGCGACGAGCACGGCTCTGACTTCCCGCAGGGCGCGGACGACCAGCTCTGGGGCGCGATCGGCGCCGTGTTCAATTCCTGGATGATTCCCCGCGCGAAGAAGTACCGGGAGCTGAACAACATCCCGGAGAGCTGGGGCACGGCCGTCAACGTGCAGGCCATGGTGTTCGGCAACATGGGCGACACCTCGGCCACCGGCGTCGCCTTCACCCGTAACCCCTCCACCGGCGAGAAGGCGCTCTACGGCGAGTTCCTGATCAACGCGCAGGGCGAGGACGTGGTGGCGGGCATCCGCACACCGCAGAACATCACCGAGAAGGCCCGGATCGAGGCCGAGAGCGACAAGCCTTCGATGGAGAAGGCCATGCCGGAGAGCTTCGCGGAGCTGACCCGGATCTACGGGATCCTGGAGTCGCATTACCGCGACATGCAGGACATGGAATTCACCATCGAGAAGGGCAAGCTCTGGATGCTCCAGACCCGCAACGGCAAGCGCACGGCCAAGGCCGCCCTGCGCATCGCCGTTGATCTGGCGGGCGAGGGGCTGATCTCCCGCGAGGAGGCGATCGGCCGGGTCGAGCCCGGCGCCCTCGACCAGCTCCTGCACCCGACGATCGACCCGAAGGCCGACCGCAAGGTCATCGCCTCCGGCCTCCCGGCCTCGCCCGGCGCGGCGACCGGCGAGATCGTGTTCAACTCCGAGGACGCGGAGGCGCACCGCAAGGCCGAGCGCAAATGCATCCTGGTGCGGATCGAGACCTCGCCCGAGGACATCCACGGCATGCACGCCGCCGAGGGCATCCTCACCACCCGCGGCGGCATGACCAGCCACGCGGCCGTGGTGGCCCGCGGCATGGGCAAGCCCTGCGTCTCCGGCGTCGGCTCCATCCGGATCGATTACAAGGCGCAGACCCTGACGGTCGGCGGTGTGACGCTGAAGGCCGGCGACAAGATCACCATCGACGGTTCCACCGGCCAGGTGATCCAGGGCGAGGTGAAGATGCTGGAGCCCGAGCTCTCGGGGGACTTCGCCACCCTGATGGAGTGGGCCGACGCGATCCGCCGCATGAAGGTCCGCGCCAACGCCGATACGCCGACCGATGCCCGCACCGCGCGCAACTTCGGCGCCGAGGGCATCGGCCTCTGCCGTACCGAGCACATGTTCTTCGAGGGTGATCGCATCATCGCGGTGCGCGAGATGATCCTGGCGGACGACGCCGAGGGCCGTCGCGCGGCGCTGGCGAAGATCCTGCCCTACCAGCGGCAGGACTTCCTAGAGCTGTTCATGATCATGTCCGGCCTGCCGGTGACGATCCGCCTCCTCGACCCGCCGCTGCACGAGTTCCTGCCGCACACCGACGCCGAGGTCGCCGAGGTCGTCAAGGCGACGGGCGTTTCCGAGGAGAAGATCCGGCACCGGACGCGCGAGCTGTCCGAGCACAACCCCATGCTCGGCTTCCGCGGCTGCCGGCTCGCGATCGCCTTCCCGGAGATCGCCGAGATGCAGGCCCGCGCGATCTTCGAGGCCGCCGTCCAGGCGGCCGCGGACACCGGCAAGGCGGTGACCCCCGAGGTGATGGTGCCGCTGGTCTTCACCCGCGCCGAGTTCGACATCGTGAAGGCCCGCATCGACGCCATGGCGAAGGCCGTGGCCGAGGAGAAGGGCGCGCCCCTCGACTACCAGGTCGGCACGATGATCGAGCTGCCGCGCGCCGCCCTCAAGGCCAACGAGATCGCCGAGACCGCGGAGTTCTTCTCCTTCGGCACGAACGACCTGACCCAGACGGCGCTGGGCATCTCCCGCGACGACGCCGCCACCTTCCTGGGTCCCTACACTCAGAAGGGCATCCTGCCGGCCGACCCGTTCATCACGATCGACCAGGAGGGCGTGGGCGAGCTGGTGCGCATCGGCGTCGAGCGCGGCCGCAAGACGCGTCCGGACATCAAGCTCGGCATCTGCGGCGAGCACGGCGGCGACCCCGCCTCGGTGGGCTTCTGCCAGGAAGTCGGGCTCGATTACGTGTCCTGCTCGCCCTACCGGGTGCCGATCGCCCGGCTGGCGGCTGCCCAGGCGGCGCTCGGCAAGGTCGCCGGCAAGGAGGGCTGA
- a CDS encoding sigma-54-dependent transcriptional regulator — MSATVLIVDDDPVQRRLAEAAVRRFGFEARIAESGADALTLLRSEGADVVLLDLVMPGLDGLGVLAEMRKSGLAMPVIVQTSNGSIDTVVSAMRAGAVDFVVKPAGAERLQVSIKNALRVDTLEEEVRRMRRRASGALTFKDLTSKSPDMERVIRLAERAAKSNIPVLIEGESGVGKEVLARAIQGSGDRRGKPFVTVNCGAIPENLVESTLFGHEKGAFTGATEKHAGKFVEASGGTLFLDEIGELPLDAQVKLLRALQEGEVDPVGGKRSVRVDIRLVSATNRSLLDLVKQGKFREDLYYRLNVFPMTLPPLRARREDIPDLVRSFCARFSAEEGKRVRAISPEAMALLTRYPWPGNVRQLENALFRAVVLADGDELTVSEFPQIAAQVEGFDVRIPAAPVQPQMPAYAPEPVREIVRVEVRDPHAMSLVAEETGEMKPMDVLEAEIIRFALQFYRQRMSEVSRRLGIGRSTLYRKLKDLGLEDDAKTEDAA, encoded by the coding sequence ATGTCCGCCACCGTGCTGATCGTGGACGACGATCCGGTCCAGCGGCGCCTGGCCGAGGCGGCCGTGCGCCGTTTCGGCTTCGAGGCGCGGATCGCCGAGTCCGGAGCGGACGCCCTGACCCTGCTGAGATCCGAGGGGGCAGATGTCGTCCTTCTCGACCTCGTCATGCCCGGGCTCGACGGGCTCGGTGTCCTGGCCGAGATGCGCAAGAGCGGCCTCGCTATGCCGGTCATCGTCCAGACCTCGAACGGGTCCATCGACACGGTGGTCAGCGCCATGCGGGCCGGCGCCGTGGATTTCGTGGTCAAGCCGGCGGGCGCGGAGCGGCTGCAGGTCTCGATCAAGAACGCCCTGCGGGTCGATACGCTCGAGGAGGAGGTGCGCCGCATGCGTCGCCGGGCCTCCGGCGCGCTCACCTTCAAGGATCTCACCTCGAAGAGCCCCGACATGGAGCGGGTGATCCGCCTCGCTGAGCGGGCCGCCAAGTCGAACATCCCGGTGCTGATCGAGGGCGAGTCCGGCGTCGGCAAGGAGGTTCTGGCCCGGGCGATCCAGGGGTCCGGCGACCGGCGCGGCAAGCCGTTCGTGACAGTCAATTGCGGGGCGATCCCGGAGAACCTGGTGGAATCCACCCTGTTCGGCCACGAGAAGGGGGCGTTCACCGGCGCCACCGAGAAGCATGCCGGCAAGTTCGTCGAGGCCTCGGGCGGAACGCTGTTCCTCGACGAGATCGGCGAGCTGCCCCTCGACGCGCAGGTGAAGCTGCTCCGGGCCCTTCAGGAGGGCGAGGTCGACCCCGTCGGCGGCAAGCGCTCGGTGCGGGTGGACATCCGGCTCGTCTCGGCCACCAATCGGTCGCTGCTCGACCTCGTGAAACAGGGCAAGTTCCGCGAGGACCTCTACTACCGCCTGAACGTCTTCCCGATGACGCTGCCGCCCCTGCGGGCGCGCCGCGAGGACATCCCGGACCTCGTCCGCTCGTTCTGCGCACGGTTCTCGGCCGAGGAAGGCAAGCGCGTGCGGGCGATCAGCCCTGAGGCGATGGCCCTGCTCACGCGCTATCCCTGGCCGGGCAACGTCCGGCAGCTGGAGAACGCCCTGTTCCGCGCCGTCGTGCTGGCGGACGGCGACGAGCTGACCGTCTCCGAGTTCCCGCAGATCGCCGCGCAGGTCGAGGGCTTCGACGTGCGGATCCCGGCCGCGCCGGTCCAGCCGCAGATGCCGGCCTACGCCCCCGAGCCGGTGCGCGAGATCGTCCGCGTGGAGGTGCGCGACCCGCACGCGATGTCACTCGTCGCCGAGGAGACCGGCGAGATGAAGCCGATGGACGTGCTGGAGGCGGAGATCATCCGCTTCGCGCTCCAGTTCTATCGGCAGCGGATGTCGGAGGTCTCGCGCCGCCTCGGCATCGGCCGCTCCACCCTCTACCGCAAGCTCAAGGATCTGGGGCTGGAGGACGACGCTAAAACCGAGGACGCGGCCTGA
- a CDS encoding DUF3096 domain-containing protein: MTITISNLQPLIAILAGILILVMPRLLNYIVAIYLIVVGVIGLGILH, translated from the coding sequence GTGACCATCACCATCTCGAACCTCCAGCCGCTGATCGCGATACTGGCCGGGATCCTGATCCTGGTGATGCCGCGGCTGCTAAACTACATCGTCGCGATCTACCTGATCGTCGTCGGCGTGATCGGGCTCGGAATCCTGCATTGA
- a CDS encoding M3 family oligoendopeptidase, which yields MTPSHTPSPVSVRLPEGVSAARAAAKAADLGHLPEWDLTDLYSGLDDPKYSGDMTRAEEECRRFSETYAGRIAELAAGPDASARLAEAVRTYEGIEDLLGKLMSFAGLVYSGDTTDEARAKFYGDTRERLTSASADLLFFALELNRVEDAALNAAMAEGPLAHYAPWIEDLRREKPHQLDDRTEKLFLEKSVTSNAAWDRLFNETIASLRFTVQGEEMPLEPTLNKLQDPDGAVRREAAGAISAVLRGQLRVFTLITNTLAKDKEISDRWRGFKDVADARHLSNRVEPEVVEALVDAVRAAYPRLSHRYYTLKAKWFGQEALPYWDRNAPLPRVEQRTIPWTEARDTVLSAYDAFSPKMAGIARRFFDERWIDAPTRPGKAPGAFAHPTVPSVHPYVLVNYQGKPRDVMTLAHELGHGVHQVLAGPNGALMAPTPLTLAETASVFGEMLTFRRLLAATTDTTQRRAMLAAKVEDMINTVVRQIAFYSFERKVHLARAKGELTTDQINALWLSVQAESLGPAITLDSGYEPFWAYIPHFIHSPFYVYAYAFGDCLVNSLYGVYARAEDGFVERYFALLSAGGSKPYGELLAPFGLDAKDPGFWQIGLGMIESMIVELEGMEGQG from the coding sequence ATGACGCCGAGCCACACCCCCTCGCCGGTGAGTGTCCGCCTGCCGGAGGGCGTGAGTGCCGCGCGCGCCGCCGCGAAGGCTGCCGACCTCGGCCATCTTCCGGAATGGGACCTCACGGATCTCTATTCCGGCCTCGATGATCCGAAATACTCCGGCGACATGACCCGCGCCGAGGAGGAGTGCCGCCGCTTCTCCGAGACCTATGCCGGCCGCATCGCCGAGCTCGCCGCGGGCCCGGACGCGTCCGCGCGGCTGGCCGAGGCGGTGCGGACCTATGAGGGCATCGAGGACCTGCTGGGCAAGCTCATGTCCTTCGCCGGGCTCGTCTATTCCGGCGACACCACCGACGAGGCGCGGGCCAAGTTCTACGGCGACACCCGCGAGCGGCTGACCAGCGCCTCGGCGGATCTCCTGTTCTTCGCTCTGGAGCTCAATCGCGTCGAGGACGCCGCGCTGAACGCCGCGATGGCCGAGGGGCCGCTCGCCCACTACGCGCCGTGGATCGAGGACCTGCGGCGGGAGAAGCCGCACCAGCTCGACGACCGCACCGAGAAGCTGTTCCTCGAGAAGTCGGTCACGTCGAACGCCGCGTGGGACCGGCTGTTCAACGAGACGATCGCCTCGCTGCGCTTCACCGTGCAGGGCGAGGAGATGCCGCTGGAGCCGACGCTGAACAAGCTTCAGGATCCGGACGGGGCGGTCCGCAGGGAGGCTGCCGGCGCGATCAGCGCGGTCCTGCGCGGCCAGCTGCGGGTGTTCACGCTCATCACCAACACATTGGCGAAGGACAAGGAGATCAGCGACCGCTGGCGCGGGTTCAAGGACGTGGCCGACGCGCGCCACCTGTCGAACCGGGTCGAGCCCGAGGTCGTGGAAGCGCTCGTCGACGCCGTGCGGGCGGCCTATCCCCGCCTGTCCCACCGCTACTACACGCTCAAGGCGAAGTGGTTCGGGCAGGAGGCGCTGCCCTACTGGGACCGCAACGCGCCGCTGCCCCGCGTCGAGCAGCGCACGATCCCGTGGACGGAGGCCCGCGACACGGTGCTGTCCGCCTACGACGCGTTCTCGCCGAAGATGGCGGGGATCGCGCGGCGCTTCTTCGACGAGCGCTGGATTGACGCGCCGACCCGTCCCGGAAAGGCGCCGGGCGCCTTCGCGCATCCGACGGTGCCCTCGGTCCACCCCTACGTGCTGGTCAACTACCAGGGCAAGCCGCGGGACGTGATGACGCTGGCGCACGAGCTGGGCCACGGCGTCCACCAGGTGCTCGCCGGGCCGAACGGCGCCCTGATGGCGCCGACGCCCCTGACGCTGGCCGAGACGGCGAGCGTCTTCGGCGAGATGCTGACCTTCCGCCGGCTCCTCGCCGCCACCACCGACACGACCCAGCGCCGGGCCATGCTCGCCGCCAAGGTCGAAGACATGATCAACACCGTGGTGCGCCAGATCGCGTTCTACTCATTCGAGCGGAAGGTCCATCTCGCCCGCGCCAAGGGCGAGCTGACCACCGACCAGATCAACGCGCTGTGGCTGTCCGTCCAGGCGGAGTCGCTCGGTCCGGCGATCACGCTGGATTCCGGCTACGAGCCGTTCTGGGCCTACATCCCGCACTTCATCCACTCGCCGTTCTACGTCTACGCCTACGCGTTCGGCGACTGCCTGGTGAACTCGCTCTACGGCGTCTACGCCCGGGCGGAGGACGGCTTCGTGGAGCGCTACTTCGCGCTGCTCTCGGCCGGCGGCTCGAAGCCCTACGGCGAGTTGCTCGCGCCGTTCGGTCTCGACGCGAAGGATCCGGGCTTCTGGCAGATCGGGCTCGGGATGATCGAGAGCATGATCGTCGAGCTGGAAGGCATGGAAGGTCAGGGCTGA
- the pufC gene encoding photosynthetic reaction center cytochrome PufC, with the protein MKTILAVAGGALALFLTIAMFGGAGWTHPPMANKQTGFRGTGMDLIRTRAGNEALSDANRAPAPADPADAGGDKASAVYQNVQVLGDLSAEQFNRLMVSITEWVAPQQGCTYCHSTENMASDELYQKRVARRMIQMTQYINSTWKENHVHQAGVTCYTCHRGNPVPANIWFDHPVQGAGRFIPRNNSQNLASAEVGNTSLPYDVYQAFYQHKETSEDAVRVNATTALPETKGKPIQDAEKTFAIMISMSQSLGVNCTFCHNTRSVAQWDTSTPNRVHAWYGIRMVRDLNQDYLEPLTSTFPRNRLGILGDAPKINCATCHNGANKPLNGANVIEPYPELSHPTIAVSLPTGEAKDPIPGTETPTPKP; encoded by the coding sequence ATGAAGACGATTCTGGCGGTAGCCGGCGGGGCGCTGGCCCTCTTCCTCACCATCGCGATGTTCGGCGGCGCCGGCTGGACCCATCCGCCGATGGCGAACAAGCAGACCGGCTTCCGCGGGACGGGCATGGACCTGATCCGCACCAGAGCCGGCAACGAGGCGCTGTCGGACGCCAACAGGGCGCCCGCGCCGGCCGATCCGGCCGATGCGGGCGGCGACAAGGCCTCGGCCGTCTATCAGAATGTCCAAGTCCTGGGCGATCTCTCGGCCGAGCAGTTCAACCGTCTGATGGTGTCGATCACCGAGTGGGTCGCGCCGCAGCAGGGCTGCACGTACTGCCACAGCACCGAGAACATGGCGTCCGACGAGCTCTACCAGAAGCGCGTCGCCCGCCGGATGATCCAGATGACGCAGTACATCAACTCCACGTGGAAGGAGAATCACGTCCATCAGGCGGGCGTGACCTGCTACACCTGCCACCGCGGCAACCCGGTTCCGGCCAATATCTGGTTCGACCATCCGGTTCAGGGGGCGGGGCGCTTCATCCCGCGCAACAACAGCCAGAACTTGGCCTCCGCGGAAGTCGGCAACACGTCGCTGCCGTACGACGTCTATCAGGCCTTCTACCAGCACAAGGAGACGTCGGAGGACGCGGTCCGGGTCAACGCCACCACGGCGCTACCCGAGACGAAGGGCAAGCCGATCCAGGACGCGGAGAAGACCTTCGCGATCATGATCAGCATGTCGCAGTCGCTCGGGGTGAACTGCACCTTCTGCCACAACACCCGCTCGGTGGCGCAGTGGGACACCAGCACGCCCAACCGGGTCCATGCCTGGTACGGCATCCGCATGGTGCGTGACCTCAACCAGGACTACCTAGAACCGCTGACCTCGACGTTCCCGCGCAACCGACTCGGGATCCTGGGCGACGCGCCGAAGATCAACTGCGCCACCTGCCACAACGGCGCCAACAAGCCGCTCAACGGCGCCAACGTGATCGAGCCCTATCCGGAGCTGTCGCACCCGACGATCGCCGTGAGCCTGCCGACCGGCGAGGCCAAGGACCCGATCCCCGGGACCGAGACCCCGACGCCGAAGCCCTGA